A genomic segment from Heptranchias perlo isolate sHepPer1 chromosome 18, sHepPer1.hap1, whole genome shotgun sequence encodes:
- the htatsf1 gene encoding HIV Tat-specific factor 1 has product MSGEEANAEFHEQLRLQRLYERAGGGGEAGDGPGELSRTSTFVDADGTEFEWDWQKKAWFPKITEDFLAMYHANYGFIEESSDNTVDSSTETQKRAAILQKSSASNAAQLEQKETKQKGEKRKADSGWIDVEEQKNTNVYVSGLPPDITNDEFVELMSKFGIIMQNPETEEYKIKLYKDKDGNLKGDGLCCYLKKESIDLALKFLDETEMRGYKLHVEVAKFEMKGQYDASKKKKKSKDYKKKLLLQKKQLDWRPERKPGSSRLRCQRVVILKNMFHPKDFEEDPLILNEIREDLRLECEKFGQVKKVLLFDRHPGGVASVAFKEPEEADQCILMLNGRWFGGRQITAETWDGIVDYQIEETVKEREDRLKSWESFLEVHPSTAKSSSEQKTTQGSSQPSEESSVPPEDNTKQSEDNATPPQDNTKQSEDNATPPQDNRKPSENNATPPQDNRQPSEDNATSPQDNRQPSEDNATSPEDNKKSSVDSTTPSEDSKLQDITDSMTEVEEAEEKWNEENLSTDSSIGGSDDDVDEP; this is encoded by the exons ATGAGCGGGGAGGAAGCGAACGCCGAGTTTCACGAGCAGCTCCGCCTGCAGCGGCTCTACGAGCGGGCAGGAGGCGGCGGCGAGGCCGGGGACGGCCCGGGCGAGCTGAGCCGGACCAGCACTTTCGTGGACGCGGACGGCACTGAGTTCGAGTGGGACTGGCAGAAAAAAGCCTGGTTCCCCAAG ATAACTGAAGACTTTCTGGCAATGTATCATGCAAACTATGGTTTCATTGAAGAAAGCTCTGATAATACTGTGGATTCCAGCACTGAAACCCAGAAGAGGGCAGCCATACTACAGAAGTCTTCAGCGAGTAATGCAGCTCAGCTTGAGCAGAAAGAAACAAAGCAaaaaggagagaagagaaaagcGGATTCAG gcTGGATTGACGTTGAGGAACAGAAGAACACAAATGTGTACGTGTCTG GGTTGCCTCCAGACATTACAAATGATGAATTTGTGGAGCTTATGTCAAAGTTTGGGATCATCATGCAAAACCCTGAAACAGAAGAGTATAAAATTAAATTGTACAAGGACAAAGATGGAAATCTCAAGGGAGATGGCCTCTGCTGCTACCTAAAG aAAGAATCTATTGACCTTGCGCTCAAATTTTTGGACGAAACTGAAATGAGGGGATACAAGCTGCATGTAGAAGTTGCCAAATTTGAAATGAAAGGGCAATATGATGCcagcaaaaagaaaaagaaaagcaaaGATTACAAGAAGAAGTTGCTCCTGCAAAAAAA GCAGCTGGATTGGAGACCAGAGAGAAAACCTGGCAGTTCACGATTACGATGCCAACGGGTTGTGATTCTTAAGAACATGTTTCATCCAAAGGATTTCGAG GAGGATCCGTTGATTTTGAATGAGATCCGAGAAGACCTTAGACTGGAATGTGAAAAATTCGGTCAAGTCAAAAAAGTACTTTTATTTGAC AGACATCCTGGTGGAGTGGCCTCCGTAGCATTTAAAGAACCAGAGGAAGCAGATCAGTGCATACTGATGCTTAATGGAAGATGGTTTGGTGGACGTCAAATAACTGCTGAAACGTGGGACGGTATTGTAGATTATCAG ATTGAAGAGACTGTAAAGGAAAGAGAGGATCGATTAAAATCATGGGAGTCATTTTTGGAAGTTCACCCATCCACAGCTAAGTCCTCCAGTGAACAGAAGACAACACAGGGAAGCAGCCAACCGTCTGAGGAAAGCTCAGTTCCTCCAGAGGACAATACTAAACAGTCAGAAGACAATGCAACACCTCCACAGGACAATACAAAACAGTCAGAAGACAATGCAACACCTCCACAGGACAATAGAAAACCATCAGAAAACAATGCAACACCTCCACAGGACAATAGACAACCATCAGAAGACAATGCAACATCTCCACAGGACAATAGACAACCATCAGAAGACAATGCAACATCTCCAGAGGACAACAAAAAATCATCAGTGGACAGTACAACGCCTTCAGAGGACAGCAAACTGCAAGATATAACTGATTCTATGACTGAAGTAGAAGAGGCTGAAGAAAAGTGGAATGAAGAAAATTTATCAACAGACAGCAGCATCGGTGGAAGTGATGACGATGTAGATGAACCATGA